The following are encoded in a window of Fluviibacter phosphoraccumulans genomic DNA:
- a CDS encoding RNA methyltransferase, translated as MTEDFSMPLFPTCAFLDCQRIVLCRPSHPGNIGAVARAMKTMSLVSGTQLFLVNPLCEIDAVAVRRASGAADLVNTCQIVASLDEALIGCTGAFGMTVRARELGPEPMSPRAAVATAKAIWQQGGAVGACSAFVFGNETNGLTNEELQRCRAEVSIATNPDYGSLNLGAAVQIMTYLLREASGSQSAVNSGATRYASALATVDAVEGFYGQLEAALIQVGFHDPMRPRRLMPKIRRIFERTHLETDEVNILRGVVAALSQGIKVD; from the coding sequence ATGACTGAAGATTTTTCTATGCCGCTATTTCCCACGTGTGCTTTCCTGGATTGCCAACGGATCGTACTTTGCCGGCCGTCGCACCCGGGCAATATTGGTGCGGTGGCGCGTGCCATGAAAACCATGTCGCTGGTGAGCGGTACACAGCTTTTTCTGGTCAACCCCTTGTGCGAGATTGATGCAGTGGCTGTTCGGCGCGCTTCGGGTGCGGCAGACCTGGTCAATACCTGTCAAATCGTTGCCAGCCTGGATGAGGCACTGATCGGTTGTACGGGGGCCTTTGGTATGACGGTACGTGCACGGGAATTGGGCCCTGAGCCCATGTCGCCCAGAGCGGCGGTTGCAACGGCTAAGGCAATTTGGCAGCAGGGCGGCGCGGTTGGTGCTTGTTCGGCATTTGTTTTTGGTAATGAGACCAATGGCTTGACCAATGAAGAATTGCAGCGCTGTCGAGCAGAGGTCAGTATTGCTACGAATCCGGATTATGGTTCCTTGAATCTGGGGGCAGCCGTCCAAATCATGACGTATCTGTTGCGGGAGGCGTCTGGTAGCCAATCCGCTGTCAATAGTGGTGCCACCCGATACGCATCGGCGCTGGCCACCGTCGATGCGGTCGAAGGCTTTTATGGGCAGTTAGAAGCCGCACTCATTCAAGTGGGTTTTCATGACCCGATGCGTCCCCGGCGTCTGATGCCCAAAATCCGACGCATATTCGAACGGACGCATCTGGAAACGGATGAGGTCAATATTCTGCGGGGTGTTGTTGCGGCGTTAAGCCAAGGCATTAAGGTTGATTAA
- a CDS encoding inositol monophosphatase family protein, whose amino-acid sequence MHPFLNVAVKAARRAGQIINRAALEIDNLQVNRKGQSDYVTQVDRAAEDAIKEILMEAYPSHSILAEESGSTGADNAEFQWIIDPLDGTTNFIHGFPQYAVSIALTQNGQLVHGVIYDPMRNELFTASKGRGAFLNDRRIRVSRRDRLADSLIGTGFPYRVFDRVDNYMGAFKELTEKTAGMRRPGAASLDLAYVAAGRLDGFWEFGLAPWDMAAGTLMILEAGGFVTDLNGDGDFLKTGDVVAGAPKVHNPLLQIVQKHLTKANA is encoded by the coding sequence ATGCATCCCTTTCTTAATGTTGCCGTTAAGGCCGCACGCCGTGCTGGTCAAATCATTAACCGAGCTGCGCTCGAAATAGATAACCTTCAGGTTAATCGCAAAGGTCAAAGTGACTATGTCACCCAGGTTGATCGTGCGGCGGAGGATGCCATCAAGGAAATCCTGATGGAAGCCTATCCGAGTCACAGCATTCTAGCTGAAGAGTCGGGCAGTACTGGCGCCGACAATGCTGAATTCCAGTGGATCATCGACCCGCTCGACGGCACCACCAATTTTATTCATGGCTTTCCGCAGTACGCGGTATCGATCGCCCTCACCCAGAACGGTCAGTTGGTTCATGGCGTGATCTACGATCCTATGCGTAATGAACTATTCACCGCCAGCAAAGGTCGTGGTGCATTCCTGAATGATCGCCGGATTCGGGTCAGCCGCCGTGATCGTCTCGCTGATTCATTGATCGGCACAGGCTTTCCCTATCGCGTCTTTGATCGCGTCGACAACTACATGGGCGCCTTCAAAGAACTGACCGAAAAAACCGCCGGCATGCGCCGTCCAGGTGCTGCCTCCCTCGACCTGGCCTATGTGGCTGCCGGCCGACTCGATGGCTTCTGGGAATTCGGTCTGGCCCCTTGGGACATGGCCGCTGGTACGCTCATGATTCTGGAAGCCGGTGGCTTTGTCACGGATCTCAACGGCGATGGTGATTTTCTGAAGACCGGTGACGTAGTCGCTGGCGCCCCCAAGGTACACAACCCGTTGCTACAAATTGTTCAGAAACATCTGACAAAGGCTAACGCCTGA